From Capra hircus breed San Clemente chromosome 1, ASM170441v1, whole genome shotgun sequence:
GCTCCTCGAAGGAGAGCAACCTCTGGCCTGGGGCTTCTGACTCCTCTCCCAGGGTATACTCCACCTTCTGCAAGCAGAAAGGCCCATGTTCGGGAGGTAAATGCATCACACGAGGTAACAGAAGAGAAGAGGACTGGCCGGCCCCAAGTGCTAGAGTCCACCCAAGTGCTAGAGTCCACCCAAGTCCGGTCACAAACCTGCGCAGTGACAAAGGCACTGACATCCTGGCCTTCAGGCAGAAATTCCTTCCAGCTGAGTCCAGCCTCTCGCCACAGCGTCCCCACCCTCTTAGGACCCTGGAAAACATTAGACCAACTCAGTAGACAGCTCTCGTTCTCTCCAAGAATCTAATAGCTTCACAGATATCATCTAACAAATGTATACTGTAATCTCACCAGACACCTGCAAGCAGCTCAGGATGTTAAGATACTGCATGGAAACAGTGCACCCATGGCCACAGTCTAGTACCGACCAAAGACATCAGTCAAATAACCATCCAGTCACGAGAAGTTACCTACCACAGCGCTATGAGACTCAGAAGATGGCCTGAGAGCCTCTCGGAAAATGTCAGCTAGGTCACAGGACTCTCAGAGAATTACTGGACCACAAAAGGTAAATGACCAAATCAAAACACCTCATCCAAGCCTTCCACACTCATCTACATTTCTCTTTCTAAAACAGTTTAGTTTTTCATTATTCCAAGTAACAAATGCTTATGGGAAAGAACAACTTCTAACAAGTATTCAGCTCCCAAGTCCAGAAAAATTTAGAAGCAGATGTAACCCCAACGCAAATCAGAAAACGGCAGTGTTTCGAGTTCATTTTCTCTAAAGGGCAACAGATTCTGAAGCCATCGCAGTTTTACAACAACATAATCAGGATGATGTCATCCACTCTTGACAAAAGTACTTCATGGACTTTAAAAATGTCCATCTTAACACCATTAAAATCGAGTTGTCTCACAGCTGAcataccacatttttaaaataagactaagttttttctttcttagcagTGCATAAATGTCACAAAATCCATGGCACCTTGGAGTCAATGAAATACTACTAgatcaatatattttttcttttgaattattaCTCTATACTTCTTAGAAACTATCTGGTATACATTTTTACCTAAAAGAATATGAAAGGACAAGTCCTCTCTGATTCAAAGACTCCTCCGTGTTCCAGAGCTGAACTCTTTTAAAACTGTACTTCCTGACATCTCACCATCACTAAATACCACAGTCAACTTGCCCTTCCAGTCATTTCACCTTTGTATTTGCTAGTCAATTTTAATAAAGCAGTTTTTGTCCTGAACATCATCAAACAGACACCCCTTTGCAGTTTCACAGTACTTTGCCCAGTATGTGGTCAATGTTCTAAAAGAGGCTAGCTGAATGAATTAACTCATCAATCAAAGGCCTAGGaccttgtgctcagttgctgagttctgtccaactctttgccaccccatactgtagctgccaggctcctccgtccatgggattttccaggcaagaatactggagtggatggccatttccttctccagagggcctTAGATTCTCATTCTCCTCCAGCCTTGGCCAGAACCTACTATAGGAACTGGTCTGAGCAAGAGTGCCAGCCTCACCATTTTCCCTCCCAGGTACCAACCCAGCACCACCATCCTGCCAAAGGACCATGAGGCTTCAGGGTCACCACCAGCACCCCAAACCACATGGTGGGAAGAGACATTCTAAACAAACCACCTCTGAAAGGCTCACTCACCACGCTTTTGCACAGGAGCCCCAGGATCTCCAGCAACAGGGAAGCAGCCTTGCCCAGGGGTCTCAGAGGTTTTGTTATTTCCCTATAAGATAAACATTCTGTTGTTAAATTAGCCTCCCACACACTCTCAACATACTAGCCCATCAGTTCCTAAATCCAGGGCTCTGACCCACCAcacctcctttctctctccttcttatTTTTACCTCCCCTCAATTCCACCAGAGGGGGCTTACCTGAACAGCTCCCCCATTGGCACCCCACCTTCCTGCAGAATGGGCGTTATCAATTCTGCTAGGTAGAGCCACACATGAGGGATGTCAATTTCCATGTCTTCAGCCAACTCTAGAATTTCATATAGCCTGCATAGGGAATTCAAAGTCAGGACCTTCTAAGACAAGCCTGCACTCCTTTGTTGCCCTCCTTTTGAGGCAACAAAGGCATGACTAAAGGCATCAACTGCAGGACCCTCCTCAGGAACATTTCCTAAACACGGGGCAATTATCTCAcactaagtgaaagtcactcaggtgtgttcgactctttgtgaccccacagactataaggtccatggaattctccaggccagaatcctggagtgagtagcctttcccttctccaggggattttcccaacccagggactgaacccaggtctcccgctttgcaagcagattctttaccagttgagccacaaggtaaacccaagaatactggagtgggtagcctatccctttctccagcagatcttcctgacccaggaatcgaactggggtctcctgcattgcaggtggattcagggaagccctatctcacACTAaggccaccttcttctccttagACAGCTCACCCCCAACCACGCCAAAACTTATGTTGACCAGAATGGCTGAGGAGCCTACACTCTTATTCAAGGTTCACAGGTCCTACGaaggaaagaaagatataagAAGGTAAGAACGGGAGGCCTGCAGAGGCCAATCATACCCTTGGTAGTACTGAGCAGTGGAGAGGTGCCCGGCACAGAGCAGCTGGTGCAGCAGCCGGCCCATGTGCTCCCGCGCGATGGCGCTGCGCTCCAGCGTGGACTCGATGCCATGCCGTACAAAGATAAAGAGCAGGGAGGGCGAGGCCAGCTCCTGCACGCACTGCACTGCCTCCTGTGGGGGCGCAGAGCACAGAAGGGAGGCCAGTCACTGTGTGGCTCAGACCCTCCACCCCTGCCTGTCAGCACATGCCCCTTCCCATCCACCCTGTCATCCCTCACTCAGACCGCTCTCACAGCTTACCTTCATGTCATTGAGATGGAGGTACTCCTCAATGATGGCCCTGGACTTCTTCTCCAGCTCCTCTTCAGAGAGCGCAGCCTTCGGGGGACTCACCGGGGGGAGGGCAGCTTCTCGCTTCACTGAGCAGAGAAAAACATATCACAGATTCATCAGTTCCAGTCTTCCTAGCAAACAGGGTCTGAAGCCCTAAAGACACGGTCTGCGGACTGGTTGGTCCCAAACCAACCCACAttcttctcttcccctcccctggCCCCTTACCAGCTTCCCGCCCGCGGTCCCGATCCTCCGTGAGGCTAGCTGCCTTGCGCAGTCCATCAGGCTGAGAGGGCCGCTCTCTACTCCGTTCCTCCACTTCCTTGCTGAAGCTCCGCTTGGTGGCGGGTGTCCGGGCGCGATCAAGCCGGTCACCACGGTCACCTCCCCGTTCACTCCGCTCTAGGCGGTCTCCCCGGTCCCCAGCTTTCTCACCTCGCTCCCGGCTCAAGCTACTCCTAGAAGATAGGCACATCGTCTCTCACCTGTACCGCCCAGGTGCACTCCAGTTTTGACTATCAAACACGCTGAGCAACTGTCTGGCCTTGTTCCTGGCAGCAGGAATACACCCCAACTCAGTCAGGAGCTCTGAGCATTACAGGTGTTAAGAATTCCTGTGTTAGCAGCCAAAACCCAGTGAGCACTCTCAGTGTGATGAACAGAGACACCAAGGAAACCTCACCTCTGCACCACTCGTCTGTTATCTGTGCTTTCTGTTGGCACTGTTTGTTGAAGGGCTGAGAAGCGATTCAAGGTACTAGTAGCTGGACGAGCAGcttctgatgctggggaagcagAAAACTCAGATTAAAGACACCTGGTCCTAGTTCTGGCACTAAGGTAGTTCAGTCCCCAGTCCCGAGTACGCACCACCTCTATGATCCAACCACTATGCAGTGAAAGCCTCCCATACAGACAAGGCTCTGCCCTCAAGAGAGCTGAAAAACCACAGTGACGGTGGCCTCCATACCTGCATCAGAGGGCTTGGCTCCTGAGCCTCCACTGCTACCCTTGCCCCAGCTCAATCGGCCTCCAGGTGCAAACAGCTGGTTATTAGAATCAATGGAGCCAGGCTGAGGAAGGAAAGCGAGTGGAGAGTCATGGGTCTGATCCAGTCAAAGCCCCCAGCCAGCCCCTACCACACAGAGCCACAAACACCCTAGAccagtaaatatttcaggctttacaGACCATACAGTTTCAACTAGCTGACTCTGCCACTGAAGCACAGGGGCAGTCACACACAGCACTCACAAGGCAGGACTGTGGCTCTGTGCCAGAACCTTATAGACactgaaatttacattttataaaaataattgtcaCAAAGTATCACTTTTTTCCtccaaccattaaaaaaatgtagaaaattctcACTTATAGCTTGTGGGTATATAGAAGTACAGAATGGTTGGATTTGGTACACATGTCAGGGTGCTGATCACTGGTTCAGACCAATGTGAACTCACTCCCTAGAGATGGCAGTCCTGCCCAGTAATCTAACTAATTGGTCTAAGGGGGAAAACTCAAGTTGTCACCTTCCCAACTTCAGGAAGCAAGGGGACTAAGATCCAAGCCTATGCTTAAGGCCCGTCTGACCACTCTTTTATTCTCCCATCACGAACCATCATCCCTTCCAACATATACACCCCTACCTTTGTGATCTTGGTGAGTCGAGAAGTGTCAATAGGGCGGCTGCCCTTGCTGATGGGTACTGTGTTCCAGCCACCATCATCCACAAGTGGAAGGCCACGGCCTGGAACAGCAAGGAAAGCACACTGGAATGATAAGTAAGTCCCAGCAACTCTGTTCCGGGGAGCTGCCACCAGCCTCCCTTCCTCAGATCCTCAGTTCCATCACGGGGTCTCAGTGGCCCAGACACGTGGCACTAATAAGAAGTCATCATTGGAAAGCATAACCCCTCACACTGTCCCCCCCCTCAGTCCCAGCCTCAAACTCACTGATGGGTGGGCCTGGAGGGCCACCTCGACGCTTGTCACTGCCCTTGGCCATTAGCTGCTGCACTTTTATGTGCTCCCGATGCTCCTCCATCTCAGCTTCCTTGTGGATTTGGTCAATTGTCTTGGGACCCTGGTCCCCTCGGCGTGGCACCCAGTTGCTCTGTGGGACAAGCCAGTCACAGGGTAATTACATCAGAGAAGACCAGACCAGTGTCAGGAAGTGGGGGCTGTGGGGTCAGAGGCAGCAGACTGACAGTGGAAAAGAGGGAACACACACCTTTCGCAGATCCAGCACGTCCTGCAGCATAAAGCGGATCCGGGATGAAGTCTTCTTTTCCTTAATGATTTTTTCCATCTGGTTGAAATACTGATCCATCCGGGGCTAGCAAGAAGCAAAGGGATCAAGGTCACCTGCAGATACAGACCCCACCGCTCCTCAGGCTTTCAGCCCTACCACTGCAGCTCAGGGGCACACAGTGCCATGCCGACACAACAGCCGAGAAGGGTTCTGGTCAGTGTGCGGCAGACCCCACGTGCTTCAGCCTGCCTCACCCGTACCCCAGGACCCCTACCTTGGCCTTCTCAAAGTCCAGGTCTTTGCCAATGGTGGTGAGCAGACGACAAAGGCATTCAAGGGACTCTTCATCATGGTTCTTTAGTAGTTTAACCACACAGTCATGCATGATTGCCTCTGTTAACATCTTCAGTTTGAACAGCTCCCCGATAAACTTGATATTGCCTAACGAGCGCCGCCGGGCTATGTCTCGAGCCTCTTCCAGCTCTTCTTTCAGGCGCCCCCGTTCCTCTGCCTGTCGGTCATAGGACAGCGGTCACATCAAAAAGACACCAGCCACTCAGTTAAAACCTTCCCTCTACTACCTGGATTCCTAAACCTAGCAACAAGCACTCACATTCTAAGGCAGAGAACCCCCCAAACACCACTATCCCCACTCCCACTTCTGCAGCTGAGGAGCAACTGGGTGAAGCAGCGGAACTGGGAGTGGAATTTCTCTCACCGTAGCAGCTTCATCCAtctctttttgcttcttctcAAAAACCTCATCATCATCTTTGTCTTTTTCAAACTCCTTCTGACATCGATTTAACAACAGTTTTCGGAAGTTCACAGTCACTGTTGGCTTTTCTGTAGTGGGCACTTTCAGCTGTACGTCAAAGAGAACGTCACATTCAGACCAGTCGAGAGCAGGGCAAGGAAAACCCTCCAAAAGTCTTCAACTACGTGACCCCTGAAGACCTCTGGCCCGGCTCTGCCTCCTTCCGGCTGCCACCACCAGCATAGGATGGAGGAGAACCAAGAAGCTGGACTCAGAGGCTTAGGATGAGAAGTAAGAACTAGACCACAAAGCTTAGAGAATGGTGGAAACTAACCGCCATGAGGCAGCGGCACATGTTGGCATAGGCCACGGAGAAGTTGGGTTCTGAAATGGCCTTCTCGAAGATGAGGTCAATGACCCCTTTGAGACGTTCCTCGGTATCAATGGCTAGCTGCGTCACTTGCTTCATCAGCTGCTGGAACATCTGGGGTGTCAGCTTATTCAAGATGGAGCGCACCCTGCGGAACAGGTCCTGGAGAAGAGAGGGAACAGAGAAGTCATAGAATCCAGTGACGTGTTCAGGGGCtgcagggagtgggggagggcCACGGGGACTCGGATAGGTGCTAGTGATGAGAATGGCCAGAGGCAGAGGTCATCCTGGCTCAGAGGGTAGACCTTGAAGAAAACTGGAGACCAAGGCACAACCTGCAGGTACCTGGGTTTTGCTGCCATCAGCATCCTCTTCTCCTCGGTCCTTATCAGCCGCTGTCCGCTTGCTACTGGGTTTCCAGGCCTTTTCTGCTTTGTTTAGCTTTATATCTTCGGTCATTGACACTGTGGCAATGATCTTGCGTGGCTCCTTTCGGGGGCCCTGCTGAGATCGCCGGGGTCCCAGGCCAGCCTGCTAAGCAAGGAGCGGGGACAAAAGACAGGGAACCAGTCAGCACAACGACCACCATTGCCTACATCTCCAGGGCAGACTTCTCCCCACCCCTCAATGAGCTACTGGGGCCAACACCCCCAGCACGTCCCTTGCCAGTCCCACTCACCGGCCCTCGGGGCAGCTCCCCACCTGGCCCACCCCTCGGGGGCCCACGGTTGCTAAGGGCTGGTCGGCCAAGGTTGGCAAAGGATGGAGTGAAGTCTGGGCCACAATTTATGCCCTGAAGTCTAGAGGGGTCCAGCGGTCGCAATGGTGTTTTATTGGCCtgtgaaaaagacagaaaaggtaTCAGAAACAAGACAGGGCTAGCTACTGACCACTCTTTCAGGACCTCTGGCTCCTCCTCAGTCAGCCAACCAGCATAAACTCTCCCTCAGGCCTACCAACCTTATCCAACACCACATCACTGATGTGGGGCAATCCCTCAGGCTTCTGCATACTGGCAAAGATGAACTGAAAGCCAAGCAGGAACTCTCGGTCATAACGCTTTTTCTCCTCAAGGTTTAGAGGCTTCCACTGATCTACAAGGAAGACAGGATGAAGCAATCACACTGCTCTCTCCTGGGTCCTGACAAGCATATTCAACCCTCTCACCCCTTCTTTCCACATACCTGACTTATATTCATATTTCTGTTCCCCCGGCTGGATGTTCTCTGCATTTTGAATCTTGTCCTCCTTTGACTCCCaggtctcctctccttcctcagacCGCAGGGCCACACTGCTGCCCTCAGGCTCTGGGCTGGGATTGCTGCCTACAGGAGGCTGGTTTTCCGCTTCTGGTGCCCCTGGGTTCGCCTGGAACCATTGCACATTCCGTTTTGGTTGTACTGTCTCCACTGTTCCACACCCACACTCTGCCCTGCTCCTTCCACATTCTGCTCCCTTACCTCCTTGAAGGCATCTAGAAGGTCTCCTACAGCCTCCTTCTTATTGAGCTCCTTAATTTTCCGTCTCCTCTTTGGCACAGACACTGCCACTATTTGGGGGGGAGGAGTGAGAATAACTTAAGGAGTACCCCAACctctgggaaaaataaaaagaagtcacTGTACAATATTCCCTTTTTTTGTCACATCCTCTCTCAACTTCCAATTCCTCAATCTAGCCCTTGAGAGTTCCATTGCAGGGCTTCTATGACCCAGACACAATGGCCCAAGAGCTCACCCatcaacaaaggaaaaaaccaCACCCAGGCTGCCCTACCTCCACCATCCAGTAGCACCTTACCTTGGGTGGCTACTGCCACCTCCAAATTCTGGGATAGCTGGGCTGGGACAGGGGTGCTCTCAGGGGGGAGAGgttcctctcctcccttctcaccctcagcttctccttcctcttcctcttcttcctcctcctccacgtCCTCCTCCTGAGCAGGGGAAGCCACTGGAGGAGGCACAGCTGGGGTAGCAGAAAGGACAGTTGGGGGAGTCACTGACACTGTAGCCTCCTTGGCCTGTTCCTCTGGTTCACTGACTGGGCTTAAGTCCACAGGTGGTGGTGAAGGGGCTCCGTTGAGTAGCTCCTCAGGTTGGGCAGTTGGAGCAATAGGCATGGGGGATTCGGAGGGACgagctggaggagggagaggggcaaGCTCTGGGCTTGACTCCACCTCTGGTTCCAAATTCTCAGATGGCACTGTGCCATTAGGCTCAGGAAGAATTTCCACCTTGTGAGATGCCAGGGGGCTGGGAACCTGGAGAGGACTGGAAGAGAACTCAGATTCTGGAACCGGTTTGCTCAGCGTCACTTCTACTTCCAATATGGGTTCAGCGAGGGGAGTGGGTTCTGGAGAGAGGCAACATGGCTCCCCACTTTCAGGGGGCGTGGGGGTTGATTCTTCTACAGAGGTCTGTATCATCCCTGTTGTCATTGTGTCCCCAGGAACAGAGAGGACTGCGAGATTATGCTCAGACCCCGGTTCCAAGACTGGGGGTGGTGACGGGGTCGGAGAAGGTGACGAAGGCTGGGATTCTGAAGGGCTGTGCTCCGGGCCAGGCAGCCCTGGCCGCTCCCCACTGATTGCTCCCTGCGACCGGTCATCTGCACCATAGGAAGAACAGGTAATCAGAGGCAAGCCCTTCCCTGTGATTGTTGTTCCTCCTCCCAGCCAAGCATTCCCAACCTAATAGCCCCTCCTACACATACCAGTCTTCTCCCCCTAGGTCTTTTTCATTCCCACTCAAAATCCAATCTGCCCTTAAATACTACTATACTTGAGACCTAAGTCATTCTTCTCTGACACCCAGTTCAAGTCACTCTACTTCCTTGGCATTTTCAACACTCCTTTTCCCCATAAAAGCCAGGCCCCACCTGCTTACTTACCTGGCCGGACGACGACAGCAACCTGGGGTGTCTCCCCATTAGCCTGAGGCTCCAGACCGCCTCCCGTCTGCAGAACACAAAGGGTTACCAAGTTTGCCCTGAAGAGTCCCACAACCCTGCTACAGCCATTTCTACTTTAGCTGCCTAGAAATCCAGGAAAGCAGGGAAATAAGTGCcttatttgaagaaaaagatCAAGGGACCTGGGAATCCAGGGAAGAACAGCCATCCCAGTCAGGGCATCACTCAAAGGACAGACAGTacctggggaggggtgggtgtggAGGCAGTACGGGCCCCAGACATGATCTCCTCCGTGATATCCTTCCCTCCTTGGTTTGGGTCTCGAATTCGgatctggggaaaaaaagctaCGGGATAAGTGGGAAACAGGAGCAGCCCACCTCTCCACCCTGCCCCACTCCTGAGACTCCAagccaacccccccaccccctactGGGAAGCAGGTGGGTGGGTGCCAGAAACCCTGTGAGTTCTACTGTCAACCCATCCGGCAGCTCTTGTAGTCTCTGCCCTGGCCCCCACCCCTAAGACACTCTTGACCTCACAGAGCAGACACGTACATCACAATGCCCCTCCCTCCCTTATCCCTGCCCCAACAGTCCCCAAGAAGTGGCTGCATGCCTGAGGGCCCAGGACCCCCATCTAGCACCCATCCGGCTCACTTGTGGCTAGTCTGCCTGATCTCTGGGGGCAGGGCCCAGATCCAGTGGGTGGAGCCAGGGTGACTCAGCGGCTTCCCCAGCCCTGGCACCCTATTCTGGGCACCACGCCCAGGGCTTGAGGACTGAGCAGGGGCGGAGGCCTCAAGAGCTTCCAGGACTGGGGGGTggggacacagaaaacaaaccattTTCAAGGCAAGCCACCAGAAACCCAAAACCAAACTTAGATATTATGGAcagagaacccaggtctctcaagAATTTCCCTACCAGACACTTCAATCTTCTAGTGAGCTTCTTCCATACTGAAATCGTAGTACCTTAAGAACAACCTGAGCATTTCGCACATCCCCATTCTCTGCCTACTCTCAGGTGAAGATCTCCCTCAACTTCCTGCTCCCTGACCCACAAAGTGCCTGACCTTGATCCTTGCTTTCCCAGATGTCCTACAACCCCTTGCTGCTACTCACCGTCTTCCGCTCCCTCTTGGGAGCAATCTGGGGTGGCTGGTTCATCAGAACAGGTGGGGGAGCCACACCAGTGGGAAACTGCTGCACACCCTGCGCTGGGTAGTAAGCGCCagcttgggggagggggggacaAGGAAAGGAAGAATAGTGGCAGGGTCAGGGCCCAACCACAAACAAATGCCTGCTTGAGCACAAATGCCTCCCAGCCCCCGGAGAACCTCTCATCACCCATAGCCGGCCCCTTACCCtgccccaccctcctcctccccaaggGAATTAGGTGTCTGTCAAAGCTGGGGAACCAGTCTGAACTGCGTTTACAAGAATTCCtaacactgacacacacaccccttgtAGGCAGGCACTCCTTCCCCACCACACACCAGCTACTATGTCTGTTCCTCTTCTACCCCGTAAGGTAACATGGATGCATCCCACCCccagcaaacacacacatatactcttaGAGAGCAGCAACTACTTAACCTGAAACAGAATCAGGTCTTTGGCTGGGAATGATAAAAACAGATTTGCCAACCCTGTTCCATTCAACCTGAGTCCAATTCCAGTCTCCAGCCCTCTGCTAAGGGGCAAGGAAACAAAAAGTAACATTATGAACCAGGCCCAGGATGAGGAAAATTCCTTAAAGCAATGGTCTCCAAAATGGGATACATTCTTTAATATCATCCATAACCTCCACTTGTTTTTGACAAGCAACATTGTTATTTGTTTAAATTATGCATACGtataacaaacaaaaacatacacGTATTAGAAGTACATACTCAAAATTTTTCCTGATGGTCAAAAAATTTTGGAAACCACTGCCATAAAGAACAGACTAATCCTTTCctagaatataaatgaaaaacagCTACAGAAACCTCCCAAATCCATGTTACATGGGCTCCCCCCAACCATGGAACAAGTGTCAGGGAATATTTACTGACAGGTCCTCAAACTAGCACCTGAACTATATTCCTTGATGTGGGGAGGACTCTACAACTCTCAACAATAGTGTAAAatcctctccccaccaccccccaataCCAGTTACATATTAAGCACCAATCCTGACTACCGCTATCATTTTTAGAGCAAGAGACAGGCCTGGGAAGGGTCCTAGAAATTAGGCAAGTTTAAATGCTCCCTGGGACTCACTCTCCGACTTCAGACCCCGCTTACCGTAGGTCCCAAACTCTGTAGGGCTTGCACCTGGGTAGAAGCTTGGGGCTCCCGGCTGCACAGGATACTGCTGTGTCGGGACAACATATGTGGAACGGCCCTGATGGAGGGGATGGGGGATaaggaggggagagaaggagTTGAGGGAGCTATGAATACCACATCAGACTACAAAGAGAATGCAGGGCAAGACAGGACAAGCCAACTCTGGGCAATGACCAGAAGAAAGTCCCACCTCTAGAGGAGAGATGGGACTGGAGGATCTgggttgggggaggtgggggagcaggGACAAGGTTGTGTGGCTTCAGTACCCAAGCCTCCAGCCTCACCTGTCCAGGGATGTAGTAGGCCCCCTGGGAGGCTGGGTAGGAGATCTGGGAAGGGATCATCATTACTTGGGATCCAGCAGGGTAG
This genomic window contains:
- the EIF4G1 gene encoding eukaryotic translation initiation factor 4 gamma 1 isoform X7, encoding MNKAPQPTGPPPAPSPGLPQPAFPPGQTAPVVFSTPQATQMNTPSQPRQGRSTYVVPTQQYPVQPGAPSFYPGASPTEFGTYAGAYYPAQGVQQFPTGVAPPPVLMNQPPQIAPKRERKTIRIRDPNQGGKDITEEIMSGARTASTPTPPQTGGGLEPQANGETPQVAVVVRPDDRSQGAISGERPGLPGPEHSPSESQPSSPSPTPSPPPVLEPGSEHNLAVLSVPGDTMTTGMIQTSVEESTPTPPESGEPCCLSPEPTPLAEPILEVEVTLSKPVPESEFSSSPLQVPSPLASHKVEILPEPNGTVPSENLEPEVESSPELAPLPPPARPSESPMPIAPTAQPEELLNGAPSPPPVDLSPVSEPEEQAKEATVSVTPPTVLSATPAVPPPVASPAQEEDVEEEEEEEEEGEAEGEKGGEEPLPPESTPVPAQLSQNLEVAVATQVAVSVPKRRRKIKELNKKEAVGDLLDAFKEANPGAPEAENQPPVGSNPSPEPEGSSVALRSEEGEETWESKEDKIQNAENIQPGEQKYEYKSDQWKPLNLEEKKRYDREFLLGFQFIFASMQKPEGLPHISDVVLDKANKTPLRPLDPSRLQGINCGPDFTPSFANLGRPALSNRGPPRGGPGGELPRGPAGLGPRRSQQGPRKEPRKIIATVSMTEDIKLNKAEKAWKPSSKRTAADKDRGEEDADGSKTQDLFRRVRSILNKLTPQMFQQLMKQVTQLAIDTEERLKGVIDLIFEKAISEPNFSVAYANMCRCLMALKVPTTEKPTVTVNFRKLLLNRCQKEFEKDKDDDEVFEKKQKEMDEAATAEERGRLKEELEEARDIARRRSLGNIKFIGELFKLKMLTEAIMHDCVVKLLKNHDEESLECLCRLLTTIGKDLDFEKAKPRMDQYFNQMEKIIKEKKTSSRIRFMLQDVLDLRKSNWVPRRGDQGPKTIDQIHKEAEMEEHREHIKVQQLMAKGSDKRRGGPPGPPISRGLPLVDDGGWNTVPISKGSRPIDTSRLTKITKPGSIDSNNQLFAPGGRLSWGKGSSGGSGAKPSDAASEAARPATSTLNRFSALQQTVPTESTDNRRVVQRSSLSRERGEKAGDRGDRLERSERGGDRGDRLDRARTPATKRSFSKEVEERSRERPSQPDGLRKAASLTEDRDRGREAVKREAALPPVSPPKAALSEEELEKKSRAIIEEYLHLNDMKEAVQCVQELASPSLLFIFVRHGIESTLERSAIAREHMGRLLHQLLCAGHLSTAQYYQGLYEILELAEDMEIDIPHVWLYLAELITPILQEGGVPMGELFREITKPLRPLGKAASLLLEILGLLCKSVGPKRVGTLWREAGLSWKEFLPEGQDVSAFVTAQKVEYTLGEESEAPGQRLLSFEELRRQLEKLLQEGSSNQRVFDWIEANLNEQQVTSNTLVRALMTTVCYSAIIFESSLRVDVAVLKARAKLLQKYLCDEQKELQALYALQALVVTLDQPPNLLGMFFDALYDEDVVKEDAFYSWESSKDPAEQQGKGVALKSVTTFFKWLREAEEEESDHN
- the EIF4G1 gene encoding eukaryotic translation initiation factor 4 gamma 1 isoform X5 gives rise to the protein MNKAPQPTGPPPAPSPGLPQHFYPSRAQPPSSAASRVQSAAPARPGPAAHVYPAGSQVMMIPSQISYPASQGAYYIPGQGRSTYVVPTQQYPVQPGAPSFYPGASPTEFGTYAGAYYPAQGVQQFPTGVAPPPVLMNQPPQIAPKRERKTIRIRDPNQGGKDITEEIMSGARTASTPTPPQTGGGLEPQANGETPQVAVVVRPDDRSQGAISGERPGLPGPEHSPSESQPSSPSPTPSPPPVLEPGSEHNLAVLSVPGDTMTTGMIQTSVEESTPTPPESGEPCCLSPEPTPLAEPILEVEVTLSKPVPESEFSSSPLQVPSPLASHKVEILPEPNGTVPSENLEPEVESSPELAPLPPPARPSESPMPIAPTAQPEELLNGAPSPPPVDLSPVSEPEEQAKEATVSVTPPTVLSATPAVPPPVASPAQEEDVEEEEEEEEEGEAEGEKGGEEPLPPESTPVPAQLSQNLEVAVATQVAVSVPKRRRKIKELNKKEAVGDLLDAFKEANPGAPEAENQPPVGSNPSPEPEGSSVALRSEEGEETWESKEDKIQNAENIQPGEQKYEYKSDQWKPLNLEEKKRYDREFLLGFQFIFASMQKPEGLPHISDVVLDKANKTPLRPLDPSRLQGINCGPDFTPSFANLGRPALSNRGPPRGGPGGELPRGPQAGLGPRRSQQGPRKEPRKIIATVSMTEDIKLNKAEKAWKPSSKRTAADKDRGEEDADGSKTQDLFRRVRSILNKLTPQMFQQLMKQVTQLAIDTEERLKGVIDLIFEKAISEPNFSVAYANMCRCLMALKVPTTEKPTVTVNFRKLLLNRCQKEFEKDKDDDEVFEKKQKEMDEAATAEERGRLKEELEEARDIARRRSLGNIKFIGELFKLKMLTEAIMHDCVVKLLKNHDEESLECLCRLLTTIGKDLDFEKAKPRMDQYFNQMEKIIKEKKTSSRIRFMLQDVLDLRKSNWVPRRGDQGPKTIDQIHKEAEMEEHREHIKVQQLMAKGSDKRRGGPPGPPISRGLPLVDDGGWNTVPISKGSRPIDTSRLTKITKPGSIDSNNQLFAPGGRLSWGKGSSGGSGAKPSDAASEAARPATSTLNRFSALQQTVPTESTDNRRVVQRSSLSRERGEKAGDRGDRLERSERGGDRGDRLDRARTPATKRSFSKEVEERSRERPSQPDGLRKAASLTEDRDRGREAVKREAALPPVSPPKAALSEEELEKKSRAIIEEYLHLNDMKEAVQCVQELASPSLLFIFVRHGIESTLERSAIAREHMGRLLHQLLCAGHLSTAQYYQGLYEILELAEDMEIDIPHVWLYLAELITPILQEGGVPMGELFREITKPLRPLGKAASLLLEILGLLCKSVGPKRVGTLWREAGLSWKEFLPEGQDVSAFVTAQKVEYTLGEESEAPGQRLLSFEELRRQLEKLLQEGSSNQRVFDWIEANLNEQQVTSNTLVRALMTTVCYSAIIFESSLRVDVAVLKARAKLLQKYLCDEQKELQALYALQALVVTLDQPPNLLGMFFDALYDEDVVKEDAFYSWESSKDPAEQQGKGVALKSVTTFFKWLREAEEEESDHN